Within Rissa tridactyla isolate bRisTri1 chromosome 4, bRisTri1.patW.cur.20221130, whole genome shotgun sequence, the genomic segment CAAGTAAGTACCATGCCCTGCTAAAAGCAGTCACGTAACATAGCCAAATAAGGCCTGGGGCCTTTGGAAAATGTGCCTGAGAAACTTCATCTAGCTTGCTTTCACACCAAATGCAGCAAAAAAAGGACTAGAGAAAGCAGATGTCATAGCAGTAatctgacaacaaaaaaaaaaaaaaatttgctgaaTAGTgcaaagatggaaagaaaaacatgtaaaagCTTTTAACAACAAACACCTGAGAAGAGCAATAGCTCCATGGATGGATGAAAACAGCTAAAGGTGCCCTTCAGAAGCACAATGCAGGTAAGATCCTAGCGGTAAGGACAGCAGGTACCCGACGGAACACTCCAGAAGCTGATGGAACACTGTTCAGAGCCAGCAAAACTCAGAGCTGAGCAGAGTAGCAGGAAGAACATGAACAGAACCCTTGCTCTGAACCAACCTGGTGACGGCTTCAGAGACGGGCAAACACAAGGAGGGGATGGGGGCATgtggtttcttgttttgtttttttaaatggaagaggcTAAAGAGGCTTTTGCTATGAGGGGAAAGActggaaagcaggaaaagaaccATTTCACAAAAATTTGTAGAAGTTCTTTGAAGCTAGATATGCCCATATAGTACAAAAGCAGTACAATTCTAAGCCTTACAGGAAGATGTTAAAAATCAAGTGTCTCTCTAGTGtcttggggttttgggtttttttgaatccTAATATTACTAACAAGTGGTTTTAAAACAGGATAGCTGCTTTGTGTTATTTTTGACGTTCTACAGATAGAGGAATGGCTCTACTTAATGGCAGCATGGGGCCCAGAAACATCATCAGGCAATATTAACTGGCTGAATTTGAGTCCCTTTGGGTCTAGAAACAGAGAAGGTACACCATAGCAGTAAATGCTGCTTCTAGATTagcatgctattaaaaaaaatcagaaatcaggTCTCCCCTACCATGGAGATTTCCACATCACGCTTCATTTTGCAGCCTCCACCTCTCCACAGCTTTACTCTCCTGCAGAAAACTTATCTCATGAGGAAAAGCTGATGAACATATATCCAAGCATAAAAAGATCTTCTTTCACAACGTAGACAAGGCTTAATGTATTGTCTTACCACCATTTATGTATTTCAGCATCTAGAAGAATTTCATTTTACTAgtaattctagaaaaaaaatttaagcaaaGTAGTTTTGATACATTTTTGGAGCAGGACGCTTTACTATGcagaggatttattttattccttttacacCTTCCAATTTTACTGTATAGTAGCAAAAGgatggagggagatggggagcaAAAATTACTTCTAAAGTCCTCACACTTCCAGTGTGGTGTGATGCAACTCCAGTTGACTGTTCCGGTTGTGATACGCGGCTGACCATCAGTCTCATTAGCAGTTGGTTTGCCCAGGTTATTCCAAGTGCTGGAGAGACTCTGTTACCCACTGCACTATAAAGACAGCATTACAGATTTCTGCATGTATTAATTTAATATGAAATATCTTGatttctgttataaaaaaaaaaattacattgaagATCTATAGAAACATTTCTTCCAAAGACAGAGATTAGAGGGTATACTTACAGAACTATACACTGGGTTCTCTCTATAGCAAGGTGATAGTAGGAAGAGAAGTGCTTTTATACAATATAAATCTTCCAACTGCAGCCATGGTGAATACCTGCCTCTATCTTGACAGGTCCCCTCTTGTGACAGGAAAATAGCAATGGGAAAATTTTTATATGTTTAAGTATTTGAAGTGTGTAACTGTTGGTCCTGGATGGCATTCAAAGGTATATTTCTAAATGTTGAGTAGATAAACACCCCTATGTATTACTTCTGACCTAAAGTTTaagggctctttttttttcctggaaaaagtgCAACCTCTCCAGTAAAAGAATTACAAGATAactggggggggtgtgggaaCTGAATCTTGCCCTTGTTTTCTGTCAGTTATTGAATTTGGAGAACGTAATAAATCAAGATTATCTTTAGGATTCAAACATAATGTTAGTATTTTGGTGTcaaaagatactatttttttttcttaagcaactAACAAAACCAACTCATAAGGTTTGGTTGCTATATTTTTTCTAAACGGATGGCAAATGCACTCAGTTATACGCGAGACAAGAGGAGATGCAAAAATACCCTTGTGTAAGCAAGTGCACCAGCCATTAACTCCAGAGAATTTTCCCCCTAACTTGCTGATTAGGGAGTACCACATAAGATAGATGATGGTTTCTTCCACTTTACAGCCCATTAGTTACTGCTGATCTGCAGCAAATCCGGCATTGCTGGGTAAATGCGCTACTGCTCTTCATAGTAGTTTTCTGGTAGTTTATACTGGAGTTATAAAAACATGTAGCGGTTAAACGCTGCTGTGTTTGACACCCTTACACTGCTGTTGTGGATGACTTACCTACAACTGCACTGAGCAGCTTCCGACTCGCTCACTGCATCTGTCacctaaagcagaaaaaaacaacattgaaGTTGACTTGTAGTTATGAATTTGTCTTCAGGAAGCAGAAGGGCAGGAAGCCAAGAAAATCCAAGGTATTGGATCACATATTAAGGCAAGTTAGAAAACATGTATTATTTCAAGGCAAACAAGAAGGGAGTTGTGAAATACTATCTTAGTTTATAGTGCCACAACTATTTACCTAGCTACAGCTTATATGTATTTAACTACAACTAGATGCttaatttgttaaaaaagaaaaaaggccaacAGAAAaccacacccacccacccactgtTCCAATGCTGTACCTGTAGATAAAAGGTACTGAAGCCCAAATCTCCAAAAGGTGTCCTGTTCTCACAGTGATTTCACTACCTTTGAAGGCCTGCTTAACGAGCAGTTTGCCTTCGACTACAACTTAGAAAAATCCACACCTCTTGACTCCCTCAGTTGTCTTTTAACGTCAGGATTCTTCCACAGGAGCTCTTCATAAAGTACAACAAATTAAGTTATAGGTACTTCTCTAAATATAATGTACAGAAGGGATTATGTTACAGCTATAATCTTCCTCAGTGTTATTATATTCACAGTTTATTTCTGTAACTACTGACTTGATGTAATGAATCCCCTTCCATTAGAACACAGTCTTGAAGGACCCTTTGTTAGCAAGTGGTCAGACTGTTGTCATTCAGTGTCAGACTGTGACCTCATCATTGTGAGCCAGCACCAACCTAAGGCTCCCGTCATGGGAAGGCCGATCTAAGAACCTCTCTTAATtcactcttttccttttcatgctgAACTGTTCTAAGGTAGAGACTGGATAAATCTAGACTTGTCTTATCCTTAAATCAGATCATCTTTTGCCTTCTGGATGGGTCCTCAAAACCCCCAGGAAAGAGGCAACTCCCTTGGTTGGCTTCATAGCATATAAATGCTGAAACACACAAACCTTTGCTTAACAAAGAGCAAAATCCAAACCGTGCTTCCTGAGGAGAACAAATTGTCTTTACCAATACCAAAAACCAGCAAGTGATTACAGGAAATCTCAGTTTTCCTTAAAAGCTAGCTGAGCCTAGGAAAGATTATGTAGGAAAAAGTTGGTTAAAAAATTAAGAGTGACTTGAGGCTGAAATTTAAATCCTACTGAATCTTAATGggaattttcctgaaaataaaagcactgtGCATGGCTGAAAGCTCTTCAAATTACTGCTATGTACAAATTCCAATACACTCCCTTCCAGTTATGGTAGTAAATGTAAGGTTTTTTACACACTGCCCATTCTGCAGTCCCAGAAGTCCTCCTAGAGAAcagaaacaaatcaaacaaacaacAGTTGACTTGACATTTCTAGAACCTCTTATTTCCCAATATAAAATTCTTCTTGTTTGTGACTTCTCAAGTTAACTCTTCTCCCTACCCCTTGTTTTCTGCTGTGAGAAGGAAACCTCAGGGCTGAATACTTCTTCATCTGATGGCAGGGCCTTCCGCAAAGGAAGTTTCCCAACAGTGGCCCGTCTGCACATTTACTTACTCCTTTCTCAGGCCACTTTCCAAGTGTGAATGCTTCATCTCCAGCATTCATACGCTCTTTTGATTTGTGATTAGACTAAAAGCACTGCCATGCCGCTTCTATAGCATACTAGTATTGTCTTGTCTAATTTTCTCAAAAGAATATTCTCTTTGACTAGTATCATCGTGGCCTTTTCTTGATTGAGCCTGAGTCAGCTTGCGTGCATTCTAATGCTTTAGTAACCTCAGCAGTTACACAAAAATGCTGAGCTACACAAAAATGCAGTAAAGTCCCTGGTCTTTCACGTTCTCCTGTATATATAGAATATAACTGCGCATGCAGAGTCCCCAGAGCAATCCTGCTGGCGATGACATTTGAAGATGATAGCATTAAGAACGAACTCTGTTACTTCAGTTTGATGCATTGTGCAGTTGCTATATCTATTTTTCATTAGCTTTAGTGGACAACCTTTGAGAACATTAACAGCCAATAAAAGCTTAAATTATATTCTTGAACTTTGAGAAGTTAAAAGTTTACTAGTTTAAAATATACCAGTTAAAGGAAACTTCAGTTTCCATCAGTCATTAATACTCAGTTGATAGTGTTAAATACAACATcgtgatgttacagtaggggtctgctacaggccacctgaccagcagagccaagcagatgaggctcTCCATAGGCAGGTAGAAGTGGCTtcacgttcacaggccctggtcctcgtgggggatttcaaccaccctgacatctgctggagggacaacacaacaaggcaccagcaatccaggatgctcctggaatgcattgatgacaacttcctcctccaaatggtagaggaaccaacaagaaaaggtgctatgctggacctcgttctcgaaaacagggaagggctggtgactaatgtgaggctcagggataaccttggctgcagtgaccatgaagcaatagaatttaagatcctcagggcaactagggggatatattccaagcttacgaccctggactttaggcacgcagactttgatcgcttcagggatctgttggccaaagtgccatgggacaaagctctagagggaaggggggcccaggacagctggtcagtattcaaggatcaccttctccgtgtccaggagcaaactataccgacaaagagaaaggcaggaagaatgctaggagacctgcctggatgaacagggagctcctggacacactgtcacacaaaaagaatctttacaaggagtggaagaaaggacagctagaatggcgggcatataaggaagctgtccgagcagcaagagacctggtgagaaaagctgaagttcagttagaattaaatctagccaaggagatcaagggaaacagcaaaaatttctgtaggtacattaatggtaagaagacaactagggagggtgtgggccccctcagaaaggaaacgggagagctggtgacaagtgatatggagaaggccgaggttctcagcgacttcttttcctcagtcttcactggcaagggctccagccacactcgcggagtcacagaagacaatggcaagggttggacagaactgcccattgtaagtgaagatcaggtttgtgaccatctgatgaacctgaaagtgaacaagtccatgggacctgatgggatacacccacaggtactgaaggaactggcggatgaggttgctaaaccactctccattatattccaaaagtcatggcagtctggtgaagtccccactgactggaaaatgggaaacataatccccattttcaaaaagggaaagaaggatgaacaagggaactataggccagtcagtctcacctccgtgcctggtaagattatgaagcagatcctcctggaggcactgatgaggcagaagaataacaaagaggtgattgggtacaatcaacacagcttcaccacgggcaaatcgtgcctgacaaacctggtggccttccatgagaaggtcacaacatcagtagacaaggggagagcaactgacgtcatttacctggacctgagcaaagcctttgacactgtcccgcatgacatcctggtctccaagctgataaaatatgggtttgatggactgacaattcagtggataaagaactggcttgacagccgcacccaaagagtggctgtcaatgggtccatgtccacatggaggccagtgacaagtggagtccctcaaggatcagtactgggaccagtcttgtttaacatctttgtcagcgacatggacagtggcatagagtgcaccctcagcaagtttgctgatgacatcaagctgtgtggggcagttgacacactggagggaagggatgccatccagagggaccttgacaggctggtgaggtgggcccatgccaaccttatgaggttcaacaagaccaagtgcaaggtcctccatctgggtcggggcaatcccaagcaccgatataggctgggcggTGACTGGCTTGagcacagccctgaagaaaaggccttgggggtgctggtggacgagaggctcaataTGAGcaatcagtgtgcactagcagcccagaaagccaatcgtatcctgggctgcatcaggagaagcgtggccagcaggtcaagggaggtgattctccccctctgctccactctcgtgagaccccacctggagtactgcgtccagttctggagcccctactacaagagagatatggacatgctggaacgtgtccagagaagggccacgaggatgatcagagggctggagcacctctcctatgaggacagactgagagagttagggttattcagtctggagaaaagaaggctccgaggagaccttatagtggcctaccagtatcttaaggggggcctacaagaaagctggtgagggacttttttggatgtcgggtaatggtaggaccagaggaatggattaaaactagagatgggagaattcagactggatgttaggaagaagttcttcaccatgaggctggtgagacactggaacaggttgcccagaggtggtggaagacccatccctggaagtttttaaggccaggctggacggggctctgagcaacgtgatgtagcgggagatgtccctgcccatggcaggggggttggaactagatgatctttaaggtcccttccaaccctaacaattctatgattctatgaacatcaAGAAATCTGCATACACAGATTTGCCGCACCGCAGCCATTTATTAAATGGTCCCTATAAAACAAGAAGCAATTTTGATGTCATACCTGATTAATGCACATTATTGGAGTCCTGAATCTGGTGCTTAAACTGTGAAGCTGTGCTCCAAACGTCTGCAAATACCGAGCCTTCAGAACAGAATCTGAAACTCCAAATTCGCATCGAAACAAAGCAGCAATAGAGTCTATGACCACCAACCGCACCATACCTCTGGCGAGCAGTAGGGAAATCCTCTTAGTAATGCAGTTGTGAAAGGTATCCTACCACAAAATACAAACAGCCAGCATTAAAACAGTTCAAATAACTCTATTTGTAAAATCAGGATAGTAACTACAGATATCACCGCTGAAACACAAGCTGATGGAGTTTCTAGAGTGAGTTTGTGGATCTTTAAGTCTCACTAGTAACCATTTTTCACAACTGTCTTGTGGTTttaccttaggaaaaaaaccataaagaGACAATGTACAGTTATCTGCAGCTCTGACTTAAATCAATTATGTACTGCCATTTCAAAGTCTCAAGAATGCTTTTAAGGGTATTTTAGAGAGATGCACATACTACTATAGGGTGATTCTCACCTTTTTACAATAACATACTCTGTGGCTTCCAGAAACTACAATTAGAACTTTAATTAATATTTCCAAATGAAAGGGACATAGAAAAAGTAGCTTAGCTGCTGCCTGGACCACGCAGTGAACAAGTGGCAAGCACCCTGATGTAAAAGATCTTCTTACATGTGCAAACTACgattaaaaacccccaacaattgGAATGATTTAACAAGTGTGACTTTCAAGCCTTGGAGAACTTATGACGTTCTACCAAGAAAAAGCATATTCATGGCTActtaagaaaaagcataaaaacatgGGTTTACAAGGCAAGAATACTGTACTCAAGTTTGTATCTTTCCCCTCCAATGATGTCTTACAGGCAGAGGGGCAAGACAGCTGCACTGCGGCAGTTATGCTGTGCCATTACCAATTCCAGGCATCATTTTTTGTATCCTTTCCTCCCATCTGCTTAAATGACAGTTTAACAACTCTGGTATTACTCAGGATATGCACAACcttttgcatatatatttatatcccGTCTCCAAATTCAATGAAGATCTCCCTAGGAGCTGCAGTAAAACAAGTAGCAGTAAGTCTACCACATTTTAATAAACATAATGACTTAGAAAAATCCACTACATGATTCAGtctaaaaaatattaatacttaTCTTTTAATATCTTTCATAATAGTAGACTGTAATAGACAGTTCTCTAGCAGCAAATTGCAGAGATTAAGTAGTATTCATTACAGTATTAAGAAGTATTCATAACAGATCCTAGTTCACTTTTAGCCTTTTGAAAGATCTCCTGGACCAAAAAAACCACCGTGGTTACTggattatatataatataatataatatatataatataatacaaataatataataaaagacGGTGTAATAATTATGCATTCTTAATTTGTGCTACTACTTACTAGGTCTGCCGCATGCTCAACAAAAATACTGTTTCCAAATTTGATCTTCTGTATGATTTCAGCTGGAACATCTGCACGCAGCTTATGTTGTTGATCTATGAGTTGCTGCAAACGTTTACTTGGGAATGCATCTTCTGTACAAATGTAGACAGCTCCTAGAATCAAGGAAACCACCTATATTATTACAACGGGGCTCTTACACACGCAGTTTTCTTaacagcacaaaaccaaaataatgcaGGCTGCACTCAACAGCTAGGCATATGTACCTGGAAatttgtgttacttttttttttttgcagacacACTGAATCAATGacgaaaaacaaaaaacccactcctATGACTTTCCTGTAGTTGCCAGGTCCTTTTTTTTGGTGCCTGCTGAAATAATTGGATTTTTGTACTCTCCACTAGGTGACACTCGTTTTGCACAGCTGTGGAACACCTGACTGCCTAACTTGGGTGATTACTGGCATCCTTAACTTGGCCAACCCACAGAGCGATACTGCATAGTCTGCCtggttttggtcacaaatccacaACATAGTTTTTTCAtatactatgaaaaaaattaatcccaGCCAAAATCAGTACAACTAGTTATTTTGACTAATTTCACTCACTGTTttcaagttttttgtttttaaatttacatatgGGGGGTACTTATTGCCACAGTTTGTAAGCCAGTTTAAACAGGATCACTCATCCAATCTCAGCCCAATTAACTCTTCCCGAAAATGGCACATTAGATAAAAAGCATTATACTTCAATCACATTACTGTGAGCAACGTCTATATATTTTTACTGTGGTTTCTTGTTAACAAGTATGCTCTACTGCAGAGAAAATTAACCATACACATCAAAtatgttgggggaaaaaaaaataaagaaaatacatgcaatattttctatattaaaaaaattgttactgtTATTGCAGAACTAGCCAGAATTATCAGCTAATGCTTATAGGGTTATATCTAAGGATTAAGTCCACTCACTAAAGTGGCTGAAGCTGCTAACAGAGCTTGGCAGCTGATGTGCTTGGCAACGAGACATCCTGAGCATTTCCACCCCAATGGTCCACCCCTACGCTGGCTCTCCAGGGAGTGGAAAGTCCCATTTCCAGATGCAACTTCCAAATCCTCTATATatgccactgaaaaaaatatgaaactatATCCAATAGCAGAAACTGAAAGATCTCAAGACTGGATCAAGTAAAAATTAATGGTTACTttatcaatgaaaatatttttctgatggaCACCTGTATAACACAGGGTATTGAATGCTGAGAATCTTGTACATAAGACAAAGATGAGCCTAAGCCTGATTTTCTTTAGGACTAAACATGCATCTTCAGCTTAACTCCCCAATCCCACCATAAATTCTATTATTTCatacatgaaacattttttaaaattaaattatttttccaatacacaatcttatttttaaatattcagctttcaggtaaagcaaaataaattaaccCATGCCCACTAATTAAAAAACTTATCTTTGACAGGTGAGAATTAAAGATGTTCTTCAATTATTaacacatggaaaaatactttATCATGATCCACTCCTTCCACAGGAGGTACTGAAACGTTCCCACAATTTCTATTTCCATTCTACCTAATAACTGGTTCATATTATACTTCAGCTCCTTTTTACTTTCCTTGGCCTGGCAGCCAAAAACATTTCTCACTAGACTATTCAGTCTCCTCTCTCAATTCCCCAGTGTCATTATGTATATACTTAGGTCAGAGGGAACTGAGGGTTGTTAGCAGTTTATACCATTTGACAGTGAATAAGGACGACAACAAGGCATTAGTAATCCGAGCAGTCATCATCTGATCATGATTCCTGAACATATAAAAAACTAAGAAGTTGAACCATTAATATTTTCCTGTACTTTTCCCACTATTTTTTCTAGCATTTGGGCAGATGGGATTATAAATTTTAAACTGCAGGCGTAAATGTTGTCTTTGTCAATTACGACTGAAGTCATACACAATACCTGTAGACACAAATGAGCCCATATACAAATTTCCAtcagcaaagaaggaaaataaaaaaagagaaaatgagtcCACAGTTACTTGAATCCATTAAATTTACAGTGACACCAGCAGCTTGGTGAATACTATCCGAATTTGTACAAAGCTCAGGCAAGGAAAACACAGTAGACTATTAATTATATCCCTTAACTGCTTAAGGCTTTTTAAACAGCTGATTATTAAACAGTTAACTAGGTGAACCTTGACTGGGTGAACTTTCTTGACTATTTCCCTAGGTTAATTTCTCCTAATTGGACTAAATTTTCATATCACTCTCCAACTCGACAGTGACAACCGAGTATCAAATAGGCAGGTGAGTATCTTTGCTAAGGGCAGTTCATGCATTCCTGATCAGATTTTCACTTTCACGATTTCTAGAGAGACGGTAAGTCAAGAAAAATTTCCAATCACAAATCTGGCGTTATGTGCATCTAGCACCAATACTCACTCAGATAAGCCAATTATGTCTTGCAACACTTATGCCACAAAACTGAAAATCATTATGGTGCAAATTCAAACCCaagtaaacaaagaaataagagAACCCCACCATGATATGCAGCTTTCTTAAGCCCACGTGGTTTCTGAATTTCATGCTAACAAAAGCTATGTTAACTTGTGTTAGCATAGCAACTTAACAGTTCCTTAAATAAAACATTCTGGGCTTCTCAACTACCATTCTTATTCACAGATGATTGCCTTTGGCACAACATTGCCCAATCCTGAAAGACAGGGATTTCTTTACCATGAATACTGGCttacagagaaattatttgctttctgaaaaaatggATCTGCTTTAAGCAGTATGTCCCTTGTGCTCTCCTTGGTTTACTTAAAAAGGATGGAATGTTCATTTCTTGAGACCTCAtggttgttgttttttcaaatgcagatttGCATTTCTAGATACACCAGTGCTCCATTGATTAGATAACTGTATTTCGATCAAGAGTTATTGCAACACTGAagacatttcaaaacagaaaacctgagaaacttgctgaaaaaaatacatttttccaaaattaacttatctggagaaaaataaatgttatttgcaGATAATTTCAAAACAGTGATAGGAACAAACACAAGGTAAAAGCAGAAGAGTATAAAACAATCAAGCAATCTTACTGTATTACAAACATATACGCAATTGTGGCCCAGTTTCACATTGATACCTGATGAACAAGTAAATCGAGGCAAACAAAATAATCTCACAGCTATTATACCCATAGGCaaaaaagagcagctggagaagcaAAGATCTGGTCCCCTCTGCTTCGCTGGTCCAGCAACCTAGATTTAAAATTCCTGGTACACACTGtccttttcataaaaataattacagcaatttTAAAGTTCAAGTGAATGTATTTATTCatgttactt encodes:
- the XRCC3 gene encoding DNA repair protein XRCC3, which produces MDWDQFDLNPKVIAALKKADIKSIKEILNLSGADLQRLMKLSSADIQCLLKTVSHMLRRNSMLTALQLYQDKDHLTSQRQKLSLGCSVLDSLLKGGIPLVGITELAGESSAGKTQISLQLCLCVQYPYKYGGLESGAVYICTEDAFPSKRLQQLIDQQHKLRADVPAEIIQKIKFGNSIFVEHAADLDTFHNCITKRISLLLARGMVRLVVIDSIAALFRCEFGVSDSVLKARYLQTFGAQLHSLSTRFRTPIMCINQVTDAVSESEAAQCSCSAVGNRVSPALGITWANQLLMRLMVSRVSQPEQSTGVASHHTGSVRTLEVIFAPHLPPSFCYYTVKLEGVKGIK